From Polynucleobacter paludilacus:
AATGCGATGAAAGTATTTTGTGATGGTATTGGCCAATTCTCCTTCCATGCGTTGAGCATGATAGATATCGTATTGAAGGAAAAGATTATCTGCCCCTACCTCATCCAAAATGCTGATGGCTTGCTGAGTGCTGCACAAGTAAAAGCCGGGGATATCGTATTGATTGATTGGTTCAACGAGTAATTTGAGGTGATTCTTTTTGAGCTCAGCAGCTGCGAAACGAAGATTGTTAACGAAAGTTTGATGTAGCAGCTTGTGATCAACGCCAGGAGGGACTTTACCGGCTAGGCAATTTAACTGGTCCACACCCAAAACCCCAGCATAGCGAATAGCCTCGGCAACTCCAGCTTTAAATTCCTCCACACGATCAGGTAAGCAAGCAATACCCCTCTCCCCGCCGTCCCAATTACCAGCCGGTAAGTTATGCAGTACCAGTTTCAAGTGGTATTGATCCAGCTTCGCCTTAATTTCCTCTGCAGGTATGCCATAGGGAAACAGGAACTCAACCGCCATAAATCCTGCTTTTGAAGCTTGTTCAAACCGGTCAATGAAAGGAAATTCGGTAAACAACATGGTGAGATTGGCTGCAAAGCGGATCATAAGAACCTTTTAAAATAGGCATTAAAGTATCCTAGATCTTATCAAATAAGGGCGTTCAATTTGAAAAGCTATATGTTAAAAATGCGCTAAGATCTGAGCAGACCCACATGTTTCCTCTAAGGATTGTTATGAAAACCGATCAACACCCACTTACCTACTTACTGGCATCGACATGTCTTTTTGCATCCCTAGCCTTTAGTCAGCCCCCTGCCGCTGCTGATAAGCCTATGGAGATCGATGCGGCTGTGACGCAGAATCGTTATCAATTATTTGAAGGTGATGTCATTGGTGTCAATCACAAAACCAGAACGATCACATTTAAAAATAAAGATGGAGTTTCAAAGTTTGTAGCGGGTCCTGATGTCAAAAACTTTGATCAGATTAAGAAAGGCGATCACCTAAGCATGACCTATGAGCTAGGCGTTGCTATTGACTTAATTAAAACAAAAAGTGATGGCGTTCGCAGCAAAGTAGAAACCACAACCTTGTCTCAAACTAATGGCGACAAGCCTTCTGAGAAGCTGACCAATAAAACTACCATCATCGCAGACATTGTTGCTGTAGATCGTGAAAAAAAACTCGTGTCAGTAAAAGGGCCTAGCGGTAAAGTAACAACTGTGAGCGTTACCAATTCTGTCTTACTCAATGATGTCAATGTGGGCGAACAAGTTAAAGTTGTTTACACCGATGCGATGGCTGCCTCAATTACCCGTTCTAAAAAATAATTTGTAGTAGATGTTACCAAGGCAACTCCTCATGAGGCTTCTTATAAGCCTCATTTTTATTGCATGTCTGATGGCATGCGCTAACACGACTAGACCGGGTGCAGTTGGCATTAATCGCTCACAATTCATGGTGGTCTCTACAGCCGATGTGAATAGACTATCAGCCGCCGACTTCGAAGAGCAGAATAAAAAGGCCAAACAAAAGAATGTTCTGATTACTTCAGGGCCTACCTACGATCGCCTAAAGCATGTTGCTGATAGGTTAATTCCGCAAACTGCAGTATTTCGGGATGACACCCGAACTTGGGATTGGCAGCTGAGTTTGATTCAATCTCCTACTCTAAACGCAAGCTGTGCCCCCGGCGGGAAAATTACCTTTTACACGGGCATCATCGAGCAGCTTAATTTGAATGATGCTGAAATAGCAGCCATCATGGGTCATGAGATGGCGCATGCCCTTCGTGAGCATGGTCGAGAACGCATGTCTGAAGCAATGACGCAGAGTGCACTAACTAACGTTGCTCTTGCGGTCGCTGGCGCAAATTACGCCACAGGGATCAATGCGGCAAATCAGCTCGCACAATATGCCTTGGTGCTGCCTAATTCACGACAAAATGAGTCTGAGGCAGACGCGATTGGACTCGAACTAGCGGCGCGGGCAGGATATGACCCATATGCTGCAATTACCGTATGGGAGAAGATGCTCAAAGCTACTCAGGGGAAAAATCCACCAGAGTTTTTATCTACCCATCCATCTGGCGAAACCAGAATTGAACAATTAAATACATTGATACCCGCAGTGGAGCCTTTATATCTGAGCGCCAACAAAGCGCCTCAATCACCGCCAAACAAAACAAACACTAAAACGAATTAATTTTTCGCAGCTGGGGAGCTTGGAATATTAGGACCCTGCTTTGATTTCACGGGTTGAGCTCCAGGAGAAACTGGGGCTGTGGGGGCAGGTTTTACAGGCTGACTTGCAGGCCCTGAAGGACGGACGGCGCTGGAGTTGGCACCGGCAGAAGTCGGCGATTTACCAGCAAAAGGATCATAGCCAAAGCCAGCCGCTTGGGCTGCAATGGACATAGAAAGACCGATAAGGATCGCTAGTAAAGACTTCATCCCAATATTCTCCCATAGGAAACCGGAATTTGCCAAGATTTACCAGATATCGAGGTTTGAACCCCTTTAATCGCGTACTTCCTGCTCGCGTGCTTTTTTGAGGGAGAGGCTAGCTTGAGTTAAAAGGCGGAAATTGCTATCACTCACTTTAGAGATCAGGACAGCCTTGTAACGCTCTCGCTGGAGCCATTCCACAATCGCAACAGCGATAAACGCGATCAAAATATAAGAAATAAAAACAAAGCCGTCTTGTGGCGTTGGCATGTCATAAGAATCAAAAGGCGGTACAAAGAAGAAAAAGGCAATTGGTACAGAAAGAAAAATCGTCAACAGGCTGGGGATGAAGCCATAAAACAAGGCAATGATGATGGTGTTGAGGATAAAAAAGGTCATTGGAATATTGCCCTGCAAGAAATCATGGAGGCTATACCGTATGCTAAATGCGACAAAAACGCCGAATATTGCAAAAAAATACGCTTGGATCCCGGAATGGGCCCACCGTTTCGAATTCTTAATCTGCATAAGTAATAATGTCGTAATTAATTAATAGGCATCTAATTCGACTCAATGACATCCATAGCCGAGCAAACAGACCGATACGAGACATTCTATCAAGGTAATTCAGGCCATGCGGTAGTTTTATTGCCAGGCCTTTGCGGTTCAGAGCTGGAAATGGGCGTCATTCCCCGACTCCTAAAACAGTCAAATCACACCTATACAGTACCTAAGATCAATGGCTACTCTGCCCATACCGGCCTTTCAAACTATCAAGAGTGGATCGATAGCGTAGACCAATTTATTACTGACCTTGCCCAATCGCATAACTCTGTTTCTGTTGTTGGATTGAGTATGGGCGCGACGCTCGCTCTGGCGGTTGCAGCACAAAATAGTAAAGCTCATAGCGTGGTTGCTCTTTCCCCTGTTTTTATATTTGATGGCTGGGCAATCCCTTGGTATCACCCTTTCCTCGCCCTGGTATTTGCGTTGGGAATCCGTAATTGGCACTACAAAGAAAGAGAGCCGTTTGGCGTCAAAAACCTTGAATTAAGACGCCATATCCGAAAAGCGGTCATGGCTAATAGTGTGAGCGAGCTTGGCGCCGCCCATTTACCTGCAGTTCACCTCTATCAGTCCTTGGAGCTCATTAAGGCAACTAAAAAAGAACTCAGCTCAATAACAGCAGACGCTTTAATCATTCATGCGATTGATGACGAAACTGCATCGCCAAAGAATCCAGAAATAATCCTTAGGGGAATTTCCTCCGAAACCTGTCGAATGATTTGGCTTGGTAATTCTTACCATATGATCACTGTGGATAACGAACGAGAAGTGGTTGCAAATGAGGTCAATAATTTTATTAATCAGGCACTTGAAAAAGAAAAGATCGTTGATAGGCTTGCTGTAGACACGCCTAATCTCGTGATCAAAAATCGTTCTAGAAGTTAATTGATTATGAAAAAAATTTCTATCTCGATCTATAGCTTTCTATTCACATCATTTTTTGTAACGGGTGTCCAAGCACAGTCCTTGCCGCCTTTCAAAGTAGACAATACCCAGTATAGAAGCGTCAGTTTAGGCAACTATCTTAGCGAGCTAAACGAAGAAAATGCCAACCTCAAAATACGCAGGCTGAATATTGCCTCTGCCGACGCAAATGCTAAAGATGCTGGGATGCCCTATCTAAGTCCGATTCTTACCTATGCTCGCGGCAGTATGTATACCCAGGCTCCATATGCTGGTTATACCAACCCTGCCTCCAACACTTTGGGCGCCATGGTCACAATAGAAGGTTGGGGAAAGCGCTCTGCACGCGAGGCTCAAGCCCAAGCGGATGCCAAACGTAAATTGGCTGAGATGATTACGGAGGGCAAAGCAATTGAAACTGAAGCGATGTTTAACTATATAGACGCACTACGCACCAAACTCTTATGGCAGTCCTACCAAGAGGCGATCGATGCGCTAAATCAATATCGCGCTAGCGGATCTACTCAAGCTGCTGAGTTTATTGCTGCACAAAAGGTTCTTGCAAACGATTTGAAGTACTACTCCTATGGCATGGCCAATTTTGTTGGCAAGACAGGCTCCGAACTGATCATGCCGGTTGGCACCTTAAATATAGAAGCAAAAAACTTTAAAGTGGAAGACTTAATTGCTCGAGCTCAAGAAAATCGAGCCGATATTGCTTCAGGTCAGGCAGCTGTTGAGTCAGCAGCAGCCAATTTGGAGGTGGTCAAAGCAAGCAAAAATATTGATTTTTTACCTGGCGTTTACTATACCCAAACCCCCTCTTATGCATCCAGCGGCATCAACTATGGAACTCAACAAGCCTTTAGCTTTTTATTGAACGTCCCCCTGGGTAATGGTTTTCTGATGAATTCCGATGTAACCACTGCTGCTAATAGCCAGGCTGAGCTTGAGGTTAGCTTGATGGCAACAAAGGCCAAAATCGTGACCGAGATTAATCAGACCTATCTTCAATACCAGTCTGCAAAAGAGCGTTTGGAGGCAGCCACTAAGGCTTATAACCAAGCCAAAATGAGCAAAAATAACATCCAGGGAATTTTGCGATTTCGCGATGCGGAATATGAGCTTTTTGATGCTCGTACTGTGCATGCTAAAACTCTGATACTCTTAGAAAGACTAAGCGGCAATTTTGAAGTGCCTAATTTGCACTAGGAGCAATCATGAGACCGATTTCATTTGTATCTGCGGCATTACTAGTAGCTTTCATTGGAGCAATGGGTTCCAGCGTATTAGCCGTTACAGAGACTGCAGCCCAAAAGGCTTCTGCTGCAGCCTTACTTGCCCAACAACAGGCAGCAGCTAAAGCAGCCGCAACCGCTGCGGCGGCAAAAGCAGCCGCAACCGCTGCGGCGGCAAAAGCAGCTGCAGCTGCAGCTGCTGCAAAAACAGCCGCCTTGAATACGGCTAGTAAAAGTACTACTTCTTCTGTATCCAGTTCAGTCGCTAAGCCAGCTTCGGCAACTACCACCTCCACTGCTAGTAATACGAGCACTACTTCTGTAAGCTCTTCAACCAGTAGTTCAACGACCACTTCAAGCGGTACGAGTAAATCTTCAACATCATCTACAACCTCTTTAGCAAGTACAGCCAAGACAAGCCCATCCAATGCAGTTACATCAGGCGGTACAGGCTCCTCTAAAGCCAATACCTCTTCAGGCAGTGCTAGTTCGAACGCAACTGATAGCTCTAATTATTTAAGCGCTTCGCCGACAGACAATAAAAAGTAATTTTTCAGAAATGGAATATAAAAAAGCCCTTTTAAAAGGGCTTTTTTATTGAATTTGGCGGAACGGACGGGACTCGAACCCGCGACCCTCTGCGTGACAGGCAGATATTCTAACCAACTGAACTACCGCTCCAAATTACATCGAGTAATACCAATACTGCTGTGCAACAACCAGAAAATCTGGCGTCCCCAGGGGGATTCGAACCCCCGTACTCACCGTGAAAGGGTGATGTCCTAGGCCTCTAGACGATGGGGACCTGGAACACTACAATTATCTCGCAGATTTATTGGTGGAGATAAGCGGGATCGAACCGCTGACCTCTTGCATGCCATGCAAGCGCTCTCCCAGCTGAGCTATACCCCCTAAATCTCGCAAAATAACCACAAGACAATCAAAACAATCCAAGATTTTATCCTATTTTGTCCATGAGAGGCAATTTACCTAGCTGGCAACCTTAGCAAGGCGTTTTAAGCTTTCTTCTTTACCCAAAACGACCAAGACCGAATCAATGGCAGGCGTTTGGGTAGTGGCGAATAAGGCATACCTCACTGGCATGGCAAGTGCCGGCATTTTTAACTGGTGTTTTGCCAGCACCTGTTTGAAGGCGGCTGAATAGGCTTCCTTGCTGGCATCTGTTTGTTCAATTGCCGCTATCAAGTCTGCAATCACAGGCTTAATCCCGCTCGGTATATTTTCAGCAATCTCAGCTTCTGTCAGTGCTGGTGCTGGCGAGTAAAACAGTTTTGCACCCTCTGCAATTTCAATTAAGGTATTTGCTCTATCCTTTAACAAGGAGACTACTTGAACAAAGTTTGGACCCTGCTCTATATCGATACCACGTTCATCTGCAAAGGGTCTAACAGCCTCTGCTAATAACTTTGGATCAGCCTCTTGAATATAGTGATGATTCAGCCAAAGCAACTTTTCAGGATTATGCTGGGCTGGGGATCTGCCAAGATTAGCAAGATCAAACCAAGCAACAAATTGCTCTTTAGTGAAGACTTCTGCGTCACCATGCGACCAGCCTAAGCGAGCAAGATAGTTCAAAATTGCTTCAGGTAAATAACCTTCTTTTTGGTAATCGCGCACACTCATAGCCCCACTGCGTTTACTCATTTTCTCGCCCTGGTCATTTAAGACGGTCGGTAGATGGGCGTAGATCGGTGGGTTAGCTCCAAGTGCCTTAAGAATATTAATTTGCCGTGGCGTGTTATTCACGTGATCATCGCCTCGAATAACATGGGTGATTTTCATATCAAGATCATCAACAACAACGCAGAAGTTATAAGTTGGCGTCCCATCCGGTCTTGCGATTACGAGATCATCTAGCTCATCATTGCTGATTTCAATTCTGCCTTTGACGGCATCTTCCCAAATGACTGAGCCCCCAATAGGATTTTTAAACCGGATCACTGGAGAAATATCAGGTGGAATAGCGGGAAGCGTTTTGCCAGGCTCTGGACGCCATAAGCCGTTATAGCGTGGCTTCTCTTTATTCGCCATTTGCAGATCACGCAAACGATTGAGCTCGTCTTCACTCATATAGCAGGGATAAGCCAAACCACGATCGAGCATTTGCTTAATCACTTCGCGATAACGATCAATGCGTTGCATCTGGTAGATTGGTCCTTCATCTATATCCAAGCCTAACCAAGCCATACCTTCGAGAATCACATCGACTGATTCTTGGGTTGACCTCTCTACATCGGTATCCTCAATTCTTAGTATGAAGTCACCGTGGTTATGGCGAGCAAAAGCCCAAGGATATAGAGCGCTACGAAGATTACCCAAATGAATAAAGCCCGTTGGACTAGGGGCGAAACGTGTACGAATTTGCATAACTTCTATTATCTCAGGTCAGGCTTAATCTGAACAATTCTGAAAAACGTGGATACTTTGGGGTATGAATGAACTTCTCGTATTTATGTGTGATGGCGCCCCTGTCAGGGGGGAAATTGTCTCGATTGGCACTGCATGGCAGGCAATCCTAGAGAGACGCAATGATCCACCCGCTGTTCAAAAGGTATTGGGTGATTTTGTAGCTGCAGCCACCCTACTAAGTGCTAGCCTCAAGTTCGACGGAACCCTCATTATTCAAGCCCAAAGTCTTGGACCAATCTCCTTGCTAGTAGTCGAATGCAAATCCGATCTATCCATGCGGGCTACTGTCAAACTGTCTGTAGATCCCTCTGAAATTGCTGCTGATGCCACCCTTGCACAAATGCTGGATGCTAGCAACACTGGCCGACTGGTCATTACGCTTGACCCAGCTGACCGTCAAGCCGGCAACCCCCCATATCAAGGCATTGTGGCCTTGCAAGACCATCAAGGCGCAGTAATAAGACCAGTTGAAAGCGTATCGCAGGCCATTAGCCTCTACATGCAAAATTCTGAACAATTGGATACCCGAATTTGGTTGGCCTCCAACGCTACTCAGGTGGGCGGCTTACTCTTGCAACGTTTACCGGATTCCGGTGGTCACGCTCATTTGGATCCACATACTGAAGCAGAAGGCTGGATCCGCATCCAGGCGCTCGGTGAGACCATTACTGATGAAGAGCTTTTAACACTGCCGCCAGAAACAATCCTGCGTCGCCTGTTTTTAGAAGAGTCATCGCACTATGGCGTACGCAGCTTTCCGAGCAGACCCATTCAGTTTGCTTGTCGCTGCTCTCGGACTAAAGTCGCAGATATTCTGAGAATGTTGGGTGACGATGAAGTGGAGAGCATTTTGACTGAGCAAGGCAAGGTAGAAACCGCTTGTGATTTTTGCGGCAAGCAATACGAGTTTGATGCCGTTGACTGTCGCCAAGTGTTCAGCACCAACTCTCTGAGCGATGCTACCCGACCACCATCAAGCGGGCATTAAAGACTATTTGCTTTTACTAGCCTTTATGCCATCTGCCGAGTCTTGATTTGGTGTAACTGCCTCTTTTGGCAGAATTTGAACAAAAAACTCACCTTCCTTGATCATGCCGTGCTCTACACGGGCACGCTCTTCAATCGCCCGAGTGCCATCTTTTAAGTCGGCAACATCGCCAGCAAGCTTAGCATTCCGAAGTGCTAAAGCACCATTCTTAGCCTGTTGGAGCTGAAGTTGCTTCTCCATCTCATAAACCTTAAGCCAGCCACCCTTGCCCAACCATAGCGGATATTGAATTACCAGAAGTAATACCAACATGGAATAAACAATGATGCGCATAGTCGTATCGGGAGGCTTATTGAACTATCGCTTCAGATTGTAGAAAACAGATTTACCTGGATAGCTGGAAACATCGCCTAAATCTTCTTCAATGCGGAGCAATTGATTGTATTTGGCGATGCGGTCTGAGCGAGAAAGTGATCCCGTCTTAATTTGACCAGCATTGGTGCCAACTGCAATATCCGCAATCGTACTATCTTCAGTTTCGCCAGAGCGATGCGAGATGACCGACGTGTAATTGGCACGCTTGGCCATTTCGATGGCAGCAAAGGTTTCAGTTAAAGTGCCGATTTGATTGATCTTAATTAAGATGGAATTCGCAATACCTTTATCGATTCCCTCCTGCAAAATTTTTGTATTAGTAACGAAGAGATCATCGCCCACCAGTTGAATCTTTTTGCCAAGCTTACGGGTAATGTCTGCCCATCCATCCCAATCGCTTTCATGCATACCATCTTCGATCGACACGATCGGAAATTGATCGGCGAGCTGACCAAGGTAGTCGGAGAACTCGCTTGAGGAAAGTTGCAAACCTTCACCAGCCAATTGATATTTACCATCCTTGTAAAACTCGCTAGCAGCACAATCTAAGGCCAGTAAAACGTCATTGCCAGCTTCATATCCAGCCCCTTCAATCGCTTTGAGAATCGTACTTAAACATTCATGATTGCTTTTAAAGTTTGGGGCAAAGCCGCCCTCATCGCCCACCGAGGTCGGCATACCTTGGGCGCCGATGATTTTTTTGAGTTCATGAAAGATCTCCGCACCACAGCGCAAGGCTTCTCTAAAACTTTTTGCACCAACCGGCATGATCATGAATTCTTGAATATCTAGACTGTTATTGGCGTGCGCACCACCATTCACGATATTCATCATGGGTACTGGGAGCTGCATAGAGCCAGAGCCACCAAAATAACGATATAAAGGCAGGCCAGCTTCTTCGGCAGCCGCTCTCGCAACGGCCATGGATACCGCAAGAGTAGCGTTAGCACCCAAGCGCGCCTTATTGGGTGTGCCATCCAATTGAATTAAGGTGTGATCTAGAAAAGCTTGCTCTGAAGCATCAAGACCCAAAATAGATTCAGCAATTTCGATATTGATGTTCTGAACTGCTTTCAAAACACCCTTACCTAAGTAACGCGTTTTATCACCATCACGCAATTCAATTGCTTCACGTGATCCAGTAGATGCGCCAGAAGGCACTGCTGCGCGACCCATCACGCCAGATTCGAGCAGTACATCACACTCAACGGTGGGGTTACCGCGAGAATCTAAAATCTCCCTGCCGATGATGTCAACAATGGCGCTCATGTAAATCTCCTAAAGACAATGTGAATTATTTAAAGCTATTTTCTAAAAAGGAATTGCCCTTTTTAACCACGGTATCGATTGCAACCAATGATTCCAGAAGCTCTTTCATGCGATTTAAGGGAACGGCATTAGGGCCATCCGATAGCGCTTTAGAAGGCTCAGGATGGGTTTCCATAAAGAGGCCGCTGATACCAACAGCAACCGCAGCTCTAGCAAGCACGGGCACAAACTCTCGTTGACCGCCACTGCTATTGCCTTGACCGCCAGGTAATTGAACCGAGTGGGTTGCATCAAATACCACTGGGGCATTCGCTTCGCGCATGATAGCGAGGCTACGCATATCAGAAACTAAATTGTTGTAACCAAAAGAAGCGCCGCGTTCACAAACCATAAACTGATCTGCTAGGTTAGCCTCCTTTGCGGCTGCTCTGGCTTTCTCAATCACGTTCAGCATCTCGTAGGGGGACAAGAACTGACCCTTCTTGAAGTTGACTGGCTTACCGCTTTGAGCGCAAGCGCGAATGAAATCAGTCTGCCTGCACAGGAAGGCTGGAGTCTGGAGCACATCCACTACTTTAGCCACTTCAGCAATTTCGGTAATGTCGTGTACGTCAGTTAGCACTGCTACGCCGATTTCGCGCTTCACCTTAGCTAGAATTTCTAACCCCTTCTCCATACCAAGGCCACGAAATGATGTGCCAGAAGAGCGATTGGCTTTATCAAATGAAGATTTATAGATAAATGGAATATTGAGTGCACTCGTGATCGCTTTTAGCTCACCGGCAATATCCAAAGCAGATTGTTCTGACTCGATGACGCAAGGGCCGGCAATTAAAAAGAAGCGCTGATCTAAACCAACATTAAATCCACAGAGTTTCATGAAAAGTCCTTAGATATTCTGATGTGGCATTAGGCTGCTAACTTCTGCGAAGCATCGTGGTGAGCAAGCGCGGCTTTAATATAGGCAAGAAATAAGGGGTGCCCATCACGTGGCGTTGAAGTGAATTCTGGATGGAATTGCACACCAAAGAACCATGGATGCATGGCTTGCGGCAGCTCCATCATTTCAGGCAAGGACTCGCTTGGTGTTCTAGCGGAAATAATCAGTCCGGATTTTTCAAGGCGTGGCACGTAAACGTTATTCACCTCATAGCGATGACGATGTCGTTCATTCACTTCGGCGCCATAGATTTTGTGAGCCAAGGTATTGGGCTGGACTGGGCAGCGTTGCGAACCTAAGCGCATTGTGCCGCCAAGATCAGAGTCATTGCCGCGTTTTTCAACTCGACCTTCACGATCTTTCCATTCTGTAATTAAAGCGACAACAGGATGGTCGGTATCAGGATCAAATTCGGTACTGTTTGCTTGCTCGATATGGGCAACATGACGAGCAAACTCAATCACAGCCAATTGCATACCAAGACAGATTCCTAAATAGGGGATTTGATTTTCTCTTGCATAACGAATTGCCGCAATCTTTCCTTCGGTGCCCCGTTTACCAAAACCACCAGGCACCAGGATCGCATCTAAATTACTGAGGCAGTCAACACCATTGGCCTCAATCTGCTCTGAGTCGATATAGGTAATATTGACTTTAGTGTGATTGTGGATACCTGCGTGACGCAAGGCCTCTATCAACGACTTATAGGATTCAGTGAGATCAACGTACTTACCAACCATACCAATTGT
This genomic window contains:
- the hyi gene encoding hydroxypyruvate isomerase, with amino-acid sequence MIRFAANLTMLFTEFPFIDRFEQASKAGFMAVEFLFPYGIPAEEIKAKLDQYHLKLVLHNLPAGNWDGGERGIACLPDRVEEFKAGVAEAIRYAGVLGVDQLNCLAGKVPPGVDHKLLHQTFVNNLRFAAAELKKNHLKLLVEPINQYDIPGFYLCSTQQAISILDEVGADNLFLQYDIYHAQRMEGELANTITKYFHRIAHMQLADNPGRNEPGTGEINYPYLFRFLEKIGYTGWVGCEYKPASDTFSGLGWMTEQIR
- a CDS encoding M48 family metallopeptidase codes for the protein MRLLISLIFIACLMACANTTRPGAVGINRSQFMVVSTADVNRLSAADFEEQNKKAKQKNVLITSGPTYDRLKHVADRLIPQTAVFRDDTRTWDWQLSLIQSPTLNASCAPGGKITFYTGIIEQLNLNDAEIAAIMGHEMAHALREHGRERMSEAMTQSALTNVALAVAGANYATGINAANQLAQYALVLPNSRQNESEADAIGLELAARAGYDPYAAITVWEKMLKATQGKNPPEFLSTHPSGETRIEQLNTLIPAVEPLYLSANKAPQSPPNKTNTKTN
- a CDS encoding DUF4118 domain-containing protein translates to MQIKNSKRWAHSGIQAYFFAIFGVFVAFSIRYSLHDFLQGNIPMTFFILNTIIIALFYGFIPSLLTIFLSVPIAFFFFVPPFDSYDMPTPQDGFVFISYILIAFIAVAIVEWLQRERYKAVLISKVSDSNFRLLTQASLSLKKAREQEVRD
- a CDS encoding alpha/beta hydrolase — translated: MTSIAEQTDRYETFYQGNSGHAVVLLPGLCGSELEMGVIPRLLKQSNHTYTVPKINGYSAHTGLSNYQEWIDSVDQFITDLAQSHNSVSVVGLSMGATLALAVAAQNSKAHSVVALSPVFIFDGWAIPWYHPFLALVFALGIRNWHYKEREPFGVKNLELRRHIRKAVMANSVSELGAAHLPAVHLYQSLELIKATKKELSSITADALIIHAIDDETASPKNPEIILRGISSETCRMIWLGNSYHMITVDNEREVVANEVNNFINQALEKEKIVDRLAVDTPNLVIKNRSRS
- a CDS encoding TolC family protein, translating into MKKISISIYSFLFTSFFVTGVQAQSLPPFKVDNTQYRSVSLGNYLSELNEENANLKIRRLNIASADANAKDAGMPYLSPILTYARGSMYTQAPYAGYTNPASNTLGAMVTIEGWGKRSAREAQAQADAKRKLAEMITEGKAIETEAMFNYIDALRTKLLWQSYQEAIDALNQYRASGSTQAAEFIAAQKVLANDLKYYSYGMANFVGKTGSELIMPVGTLNIEAKNFKVEDLIARAQENRADIASGQAAVESAAANLEVVKASKNIDFLPGVYYTQTPSYASSGINYGTQQAFSFLLNVPLGNGFLMNSDVTTAANSQAELEVSLMATKAKIVTEINQTYLQYQSAKERLEAATKAYNQAKMSKNNIQGILRFRDAEYELFDARTVHAKTLILLERLSGNFEVPNLH
- the gltX gene encoding glutamate--tRNA ligase yields the protein MQIRTRFAPSPTGFIHLGNLRSALYPWAFARHNHGDFILRIEDTDVERSTQESVDVILEGMAWLGLDIDEGPIYQMQRIDRYREVIKQMLDRGLAYPCYMSEDELNRLRDLQMANKEKPRYNGLWRPEPGKTLPAIPPDISPVIRFKNPIGGSVIWEDAVKGRIEISNDELDDLVIARPDGTPTYNFCVVVDDLDMKITHVIRGDDHVNNTPRQINILKALGANPPIYAHLPTVLNDQGEKMSKRSGAMSVRDYQKEGYLPEAILNYLARLGWSHGDAEVFTKEQFVAWFDLANLGRSPAQHNPEKLLWLNHHYIQEADPKLLAEAVRPFADERGIDIEQGPNFVQVVSLLKDRANTLIEIAEGAKLFYSPAPALTEAEIAENIPSGIKPVIADLIAAIEQTDASKEAYSAAFKQVLAKHQLKMPALAMPVRYALFATTQTPAIDSVLVVLGKEESLKRLAKVAS
- a CDS encoding Hsp33 family molecular chaperone HslO yields the protein MNELLVFMCDGAPVRGEIVSIGTAWQAILERRNDPPAVQKVLGDFVAAATLLSASLKFDGTLIIQAQSLGPISLLVVECKSDLSMRATVKLSVDPSEIAADATLAQMLDASNTGRLVITLDPADRQAGNPPYQGIVALQDHQGAVIRPVESVSQAISLYMQNSEQLDTRIWLASNATQVGGLLLQRLPDSGGHAHLDPHTEAEGWIRIQALGETITDEELLTLPPETILRRLFLEESSHYGVRSFPSRPIQFACRCSRTKVADILRMLGDDEVESILTEQGKVETACDFCGKQYEFDAVDCRQVFSTNSLSDATRPPSSGH
- the ftsB gene encoding cell division protein FtsB; translated protein: MRIIVYSMLVLLLVIQYPLWLGKGGWLKVYEMEKQLQLQQAKNGALALRNAKLAGDVADLKDGTRAIEERARVEHGMIKEGEFFVQILPKEAVTPNQDSADGIKASKSK
- the eno gene encoding phosphopyruvate hydratase, giving the protein MSAIVDIIGREILDSRGNPTVECDVLLESGVMGRAAVPSGASTGSREAIELRDGDKTRYLGKGVLKAVQNINIEIAESILGLDASEQAFLDHTLIQLDGTPNKARLGANATLAVSMAVARAAAEEAGLPLYRYFGGSGSMQLPVPMMNIVNGGAHANNSLDIQEFMIMPVGAKSFREALRCGAEIFHELKKIIGAQGMPTSVGDEGGFAPNFKSNHECLSTILKAIEGAGYEAGNDVLLALDCAASEFYKDGKYQLAGEGLQLSSSEFSDYLGQLADQFPIVSIEDGMHESDWDGWADITRKLGKKIQLVGDDLFVTNTKILQEGIDKGIANSILIKINQIGTLTETFAAIEMAKRANYTSVISHRSGETEDSTIADIAVGTNAGQIKTGSLSRSDRIAKYNQLLRIEEDLGDVSSYPGKSVFYNLKR
- the kdsA gene encoding 3-deoxy-8-phosphooctulonate synthase, yielding MKLCGFNVGLDQRFFLIAGPCVIESEQSALDIAGELKAITSALNIPFIYKSSFDKANRSSGTSFRGLGMEKGLEILAKVKREIGVAVLTDVHDITEIAEVAKVVDVLQTPAFLCRQTDFIRACAQSGKPVNFKKGQFLSPYEMLNVIEKARAAAKEANLADQFMVCERGASFGYNNLVSDMRSLAIMREANAPVVFDATHSVQLPGGQGNSSGGQREFVPVLARAAVAVGISGLFMETHPEPSKALSDGPNAVPLNRMKELLESLVAIDTVVKKGNSFLENSFK